In a genomic window of Rhododendron vialii isolate Sample 1 chromosome 12a, ASM3025357v1:
- the LOC131310014 gene encoding protein NEOXANTHIN-DEFICIENT 1 isoform X13 codes for MMTAQLLVVIAGIVWNPPTSCAWAARVLVNSDEACAHGRKVGSSLMDVGLPSQVARFSKQRITPIARQSENNSNRFFRMIGVSTVLSHPKNCLDIQVTEINGTSATDICTINVGTAALAKAVPELNSNKLIGPVIKMSLPSFSGRTEYNPHLLKYSCQIECRIRAVRPAKVSVSSVAPKSATEQSLETPSSKFVDSIISRDLVQNERNLSISVLLSKPILALEFNCLKMQVEAPAIVCPCSEYTFRAV; via the exons ATGATGACAGCCCAGCTG CTCGTGGTGATTGCCGGAATAGTATGGAATCCACCTACATCTTGTGC ATGGGCTGCTAGGGTACTTGTGAACAGTGATGAGGCTTGTGCACATGGAAGAAAGGTGGGAAGCTCCCTAATG GATGTGGGACTTCCTAGTCAAGTTGCCAGGTTTTCCAAG CAGAGAATTACACCAATAGCCAGGCAATCAGAAAACAACTCCAATAGATTCTTCAGAATGATAGGGGTCAGCACTGTTTTGAGTCATCCAAAGAATTGCTTAGATATCCAAGTGACTGAAATCAATGGCACTTCTGCAACAGATATCTGTACCATCAACGTTGGTACTGCTG CCTTGGCCAAGGCAGTACCAGAGCTAAATTCCAACAAGTTGATTGGGCCAGTTATCAAGATGTCACTTCCAAGCTTCAG TGGACGTACAGAGTATAATCCTCATCTTCTTAAATATTCTTGTCAAATTGAGTGCAG GATAAGAGCAGTGCGACCAGCAAAGGTGTCGGTGTCGTCCGTAGCACCAAAAAGTGCTACTGAACAATCTCTTGAAACCCCAAGTTCCAAGTTTGTGGATTCTATAATAAGCAGAGATCTCGTACAAAACGAAAGGAACCTCAGCATATCAGTGTTGTTATCGAAACCAATTTTGGCTCTGGAGTTCAATTGTCTGAAAATGCAGGTTGAAGCTCCTGCTATCGTTTGTCCCTGCTCTGAGTACACTTTTAGAGCAGTTTGA
- the LOC131310014 gene encoding protein NEOXANTHIN-DEFICIENT 1 isoform X5, with product MEVKEAKPPSGYGKPPWEFKGSALYQLHLVKSETARAFIPKEFKLVEAFGYTLGGFFLASYDDSPAGIFDELVVIAGIVWNPPTSCAWAARVLVNSDEACAHGRKDVGLPSQVARFSKRITPIARQSENNSNRFFRMIGVSTVLSHPKNCLDIQVTEINGTSATDICTINVGTAALAKAVPELNSNKLIGPVIKMSLPSFSGRTEYNPHLLKYSCQIECRIRAVRPAKVSVSSVAPKSATEQSLETPSSKFVDSIISRDLVQNERNLSISVLLSKPILALEFNCLKMQVEAPAIVCPCSEYTFRAV from the exons ATGGAGGTTAAAGAAGCAAAACCTCCTTCGGGGTATGGCAAACCTCCATGGGAATTCAAAGGCAG TGCTTTGTATCAGCTTCACCTTGTGAAATCAGAAACTGCTCGCGCTTTCATCCCCAAAGAGTTCAAATTAGTTGAAGCTTTCGG ATATACACTGGGTGGCTTCTTTCTTGCCAGCTATGATGACAGCCCAGCTGGTATCTTTGATGAG CTCGTGGTGATTGCCGGAATAGTATGGAATCCACCTACATCTTGTGC ATGGGCTGCTAGGGTACTTGTGAACAGTGATGAGGCTTGTGCACATGGAAGAAAG GATGTGGGACTTCCTAGTCAAGTTGCCAGGTTTTCCAAG AGAATTACACCAATAGCCAGGCAATCAGAAAACAACTCCAATAGATTCTTCAGAATGATAGGGGTCAGCACTGTTTTGAGTCATCCAAAGAATTGCTTAGATATCCAAGTGACTGAAATCAATGGCACTTCTGCAACAGATATCTGTACCATCAACGTTGGTACTGCTG CCTTGGCCAAGGCAGTACCAGAGCTAAATTCCAACAAGTTGATTGGGCCAGTTATCAAGATGTCACTTCCAAGCTTCAG TGGACGTACAGAGTATAATCCTCATCTTCTTAAATATTCTTGTCAAATTGAGTGCAG GATAAGAGCAGTGCGACCAGCAAAGGTGTCGGTGTCGTCCGTAGCACCAAAAAGTGCTACTGAACAATCTCTTGAAACCCCAAGTTCCAAGTTTGTGGATTCTATAATAAGCAGAGATCTCGTACAAAACGAAAGGAACCTCAGCATATCAGTGTTGTTATCGAAACCAATTTTGGCTCTGGAGTTCAATTGTCTGAAAATGCAGGTTGAAGCTCCTGCTATCGTTTGTCCCTGCTCTGAGTACACTTTTAGAGCAGTTTGA